The window ATGTACCACATCAGATCCATAGACCTGTATCGAtggaaaattatatagatatgctATACAGAAATTATTTGATCTGAATGTGACAATAAAAACGCCTGATGAAAATTCGTCATTCCAGACTGGCTGTGCGAAGGCTTCAGTTTCCAGGGGACCAACGCAGAATGGACAGTGACAGGTGGCTTGTGTATACTGCACAACCTGCTACGGGCACTCGATGGGGACCCTAGCTTCATATGCTACGCTACGGTGTGTTTATAATCagactcacgtgtgtgtgtgtgtgtgtgtgtgtgtgtgtgtgtgtgttttgtgtgtgtgtgtgtgtgtgtgtgttgtgtgtgtggtgtgtgtcaatccatctatatatcctctctctctctctctctctctctctctctctctctctctctctctctctctctctatatatatatatatatatatatatatatatatatatatatatatatatatatacatatatacatacatacatgagtgtatgttgttttttgtatacattttcacatattcatagacacaaatatagatatatattaatatacacattagCCCTTCCATAACAAACTAACGATAAGGATACGTTTACATATTtgcaaatactcacacacatacctaccTGATTATAATGTCATTGAAGTAGAGTGAGTTTCACAGATATTTTACCTTTTCAGCTTCTGTGGACCTATCCAGCCAGCGCGGCCCCGAGGAAGACTATGGACCTACAACACCGACTGCTATAACCACTACAACCGCAGTTCCCTCCATGGACACCACAGCAAACGCCACTGACCCCATTTCTATCACCACTACCACTAAAACTCTGTCTACTACCAGCGTACCTGTTACAACTGTACCTGATACCACTACAGTACAGTACACTACCACCACAACTGCCATGCCTGCCACCACTACCTCtacacctgccaccactaccaccacacctgCCATCACTACCTAACACCTGCACCactcccaaaccaaaaaacctgcccaccacaacccccacctgCCACCACTACCTCTAAAACCTGCCCCACTACCACCAcacctccccacccaactccctctaaaacctgccaccactaccaccaacaGCCCCCCACTACCTCAAAACACCtgccacccacaaacccccaaaccccctaccACCACACCTGCCCACCACtcccaaaccaaaacctaccACCACACCTACCACCACTCCCTTTCTACACCTCCCAACCACTCCCCTCTACCCTGCCACCACTACCTCCACACCTCCACCACTCCCACAACACCTGCCCCCACTACCCCCAAAACCCTACCACCACacctccccaccacaccccccaaacctaCCACCACCCCTGCCACCACTCCCACCACCCCTCCACCACACCTACCACCAAATACCTCAAAACCCCGCCAAAAACTACCCTACACCTCCCCACCACTACCCCAAAACCCTCCCACCATACCCCCCAAAacctgccaccactaccaccacacctgCCCCACTACCTCCCtgccaccacaaaccaccaccccTGCCCCCAAATCCCCACCACACCTGCCCCACAAAATCTACACCTGCCCCCTACACCCACACctgccaccacaccaccaccctgcCACCCCCTACCACCACCCCTGCCACCACTACCTCTAAAACCTGCCCCCCACTACCTTTTCCACCGCCACCACACCTGCCCCACAAAACCTCTACACCTGCCACCAAAAACCTGCCCCACAAACCCCCTCTACACCTCCAAACCACAAACCTCTCCCCCTGCCACCATTTACCTCTAACCTCCCCCAAACTCCAAACCCCCACCTGCCCCACTACCTctacacccccaccctcccaccaaaACCTGCCCCCAAACTCCCACAACACCCTGCCACCATACCTCTAccctaccaccactaccaccacacccTGCCACCACTATCCCCCCCCTGCCACCACTCCCTTTCTAAAacctccccacacctcccccactacccccaaaccccgccccccaCTACCtctacacctaaaaaaaaaaaaaaaaaaaaaaaacctgaaaccaCTCCCTTAACAcggccaaaataaaacaaaacctgcCCCCAAatacccccaacccctaccccccacaaacccccaaaaaaacctccaccactaccaccacacctgCCAAAAATACCTCTAAAACCTCCCAACCCAAATCACCACCCCTGCCACCCCCCTCTACACCCTGCCCCCACTCCCACAACACCTGCCCCCTACCACCACACCtgaccccacaaacaccaccccctgCCACCACTCCCCTCTACccgccaccactaccaccaaaacccccaacccccaaacccccccacacctgCCACCATTTACCACCACACCTGCCCCCACTACCCACCACCCCttgccaccactaccaccacccttTGCCCCCAACCTACACAAAACCTGAAAACCCTACCACCACACCGGGCCACcactacccccaacccccttccaccACTATCACCCCAcctgcccccacaaacccccacacctccccccactACATCTAACCTGCTACCACAAACCTCTACACCTGCCCCCAAATACCAAAACCcctgccaccactaccacccACCTGCCCCCACTCCCCTCTAAAACCCCTCCCCAACCAAACTACATCTACACCTCCCACCCCTACCACCAACCTGCCCCACTCCCTTTAAACACCTGCACCACTCCCCAACCACCCTcccaaaccacaaaccccccacactgcCCCCCACTACCCCCCACACCTGCCACCACTCCCTCTACACCTGCCCCCAATACCACCAAAACCTGCCACCACTCCCTCTAAAACCTTTCCCACCACTACACCAAAACCTGCCACCACTACCTCTACACCTGCcccccactacccctcccccctgccccccactaCCTCTAAAACCCTGCCACCACCCcctgccaccactaccaccaaaCCTGCCCCCAAACTCCCACCACACCTgccaccaaaaccaccaaaaacctgCCCCCAACTACCCTAAAACTCCACCCTGCCCCCTTTAACCCtacacctgccaccactaccacacctcccccactacccccaacctgccaccactacctctacacctgccaccacaaccaccacaactgcccccacaaaccaccaaaaacctGCCCCCAACTACCCCCAAAACCTTCCACCCcctaccaccaccccctccccaccactacCTCTAAaacctgccccccacccccaaaaacacctccccaccccccccctctacccctgccACCACAAAATCTAAAACCTGCCCCCACTACCAAACACCTGCCCCCCAAAACCTCTAAAACACTGCCACCATCCCTTTCTAAAacctaccaccactaccacaaaAACCTGCCCCCCCACTACCTCTACACCtgccaccacaaaccaccacaccctcCCCACCACTCCCTCTAAAACCTGCCACCCCCAAACCTAAAAACACCTACCCCCAAACTCCCCACAACCCTGCCCCCCGACTCCTCTACACCTGCCCCCCACTACCTCCCCCTACCACCACTCCAAAAACACCTGCCCCACTACCAAACAACCTGCCCCCACTCCCTCTACACCTCCCCCcactacccccaacccccaagcAACATTTTTGCCAGCCCGCATATACCTCTCAGCCCCAAGTTTTGCTTCCATGTTACTGACGTCCCTATTTCCCTATAAAACagcaaagggaaacccccccttttctcaatgGTACATGCAAAAAACAATGGGTTATGCAATTTGGGAAAAtacggggttaaaaaaaaatacagtacttTATCATATGCCAGAACGCGCCAGTTTAAAATTCCAGTCGAGTTTACCGCAAAATACCCCGCCAAAAACGGTGTGAACAATTGTATGTCCATTTCTTGTAGCGtaggcactgttttttttcaggattcgagggggggaaggggccctgtGTTACCGGGGCCGTCCCGGGAAAGGGGGACCGTTCCCATTGTCACGATGTCCAAGGACCTCATCAAAAACCCAAGGGTGTTAATTTGCGAGTTCCTTTTTACGTGGGAAAACTGGCTGTGTGCGGGGGCGTCGGGGCCCTTTTGTGCTTTTGACCGTTAGGGTTGGCAGGGTTCCCATTTCAGCCTGCAGGAAAAATTTTCGTGGGTTTGCCATCTCTTCTTAAAATAGATGATATTTCCTTTTCTGGAGTAccggttaaaaatttttttctcctcgtttctGGGGTAGGTTTTTTTCTGGCGGTTtggattgtatttttattattattttattaatttttattttattattaatttattattattattaattaatgggTTTTGGAAAGCCTTAATTCCTTTAAACGCTTTAGAGGTGTTGGACCCTTGGGGTCTCTTTTGGTTCACTGGTCTTTTTCCCGGTGGGCCTCGTAGATTTCGGAAAACCAGGAATTTTCAGTATTTTATATAAAcctgtatatgtgttttatatatatatattattatagttttatataataatatatgtacacactctaaaaacaaaacttatatattccacaccacacaccacacacacacacacaaaaaacacacacaccacaaccacacaccgcgcgcgcgcgcgccgcgcgccgcgcgcaaaatatacacacacacattaccacaaaacaccatacaaagcaccaaaatatacacacacacacaacctacaccatacacaccccacaccacacacacaaccacacacacaaccccacacaccacacaaaacacacacacacacaatataaaaatttaaataattttatatatatatatattattataataaatatattatatttataataataaaatattaatatatattaaaatataatatacacacaaaaacacgtactaataacaaaaatttcaTCGTGGCCCCGACTAAAATTGGGTTTCCCTTGAAACACCTGCAACAACTCTCCTCCCTAAAGTGATCCCCTAACCCCAAACCCGCTACAGCTATATCCTTCCCCCAGTGCAGAAGATTTAGCGCTGCAAAGGGGGATTGAAATAAAACCGTacaaattttggggcccccaagaTACCACCTGGCCCAAACAAATACGCCACAAAACAGGTCTTCATAATTTTGTTTTCAGTTCAAATTTCCCAAAGGTAGGTATCCCCTTTTTAGCACAAGGGGTtggaaaaatttttcagaaaaacaaTTTTGGTTCACGAAGAAATTTTGATtcatcatttccccttcccccggacGTGGGATAAGATTATAAAGATGTTGGGGGAATATCCCATTACTGCCGTGTATAATGGGGGAGGATGTGTCCCCCCTGCGTGgcactgcttttttttctttgggggtgttgttgttaaACTGTCGCagatttattcccttttttactgTGGGAGTTTTTGGGAGCCCGGGTTTTCAAGAGGCAGGCAAGGCGAGGGGCCCGGGAGGAGTCTTGTCATGCCCGCGATGGGGAGCGGTCTGTGTCGATTGCTCAGATTTTTTATGAACAAACTTCGTTTGAaatatttcataatggaaaacatgaatttGAATTAACAAAAATTCAGATATATATGGTCTCATGATGGCTTCGTGGTGAAGAAACAAGGAGTACCTTCTATACAGTTTGTATGTAAGAAGAGAATTAGGGCATTTACAAGACAAAAAATgcttcgtgataaggagacagaattACTGAGTATTCATGAAACAAAGATATTTAAATATCGATAATATCGATAACATAATTAGTGCCCAGAATAAGCATTTTTCTAACAAACATTTTGATTACGACAAaagatatcaaaaataaaaacttggAAATTGTTTACGATCAATAAGATTAGCTTTTTCTAAGGTCTATTCGTCGTTATCATGGCTGTAGACCTCTTGGAATCGGCTGAGAGCAGTGGAGTTACTGTAAGATAAGAAGCATGttgcttttctggtatgtgaggccaGAGAATTAAGAGAACAGGTCATTAAAACGGTAGTATTTTTTGTCAAACATCCTCAAAAGACCCCCAATAATTGTTGgcgtttttaaagggggttagGGTAACAGTGGGTCACTCCTCCCCCACGACCCTGCTAAGAGACCTCATACTGTGTTGTGCGGTTTATTCAATCCACGTGTCCCCAACCAGAGACCCTACTTTTCTTCCACCCAACACACATCTCAGAACAAGTTCGAATTCGCTGTCCGGATTCTAATATTGTTATCTGTAGCAATCTTATCAGATCATTACAAAAACCAATTCAGACATTGATTTCTCAACGAAAAAGTCCTGGACGAAATCGACACAAATTTCCCTGAACACTACTTACCAAAAACACTTGTGACAACATTCAGTCACAAAAACAACGTATTCTTTCTCTGGTCTCCACGACCAACCGCTATCATCACTTAACAAACCACTACTTATATGTATCGACTTGTAAATGGTTCTTCTTTGGATACAGATTTTAAAAGAAATGCAATA is drawn from Penaeus monodon isolate SGIC_2016 unplaced genomic scaffold, NSTDA_Pmon_1 PmonScaffold_15380, whole genome shotgun sequence and contains these coding sequences:
- the LOC119569461 gene encoding extensin-like; this translates as MGTLASYATLRFCGPIQPARPRGRLWTYNTDCYNHYNRSSLHGHHIHYHHNCHACHHYLYTCHHYHHTCHHYLTPAPLPNQKTCPPQPPPATTTSKTCPTTTTPPHPTPSKTCHHYHQQPPTTSKHLPPTNPQTPYHHTCPPLPNQNLPPHLPPLPFYTSQPLPSTLPPLPPHLHHSHNTCPHYPQNPTTTPPHHTPQTYHHPCHHSHHPSTTPTTKYLKTPPKTTLHLPTTTPKPSHHTPQNLPPLPPHLPHYLPATTNHHPCPQIPTTPAPQNLHLPPTPTPATTPPPCHPLPPPLPPLPLKPAPHYLFHRHHTCPTKPLHLPPKTCPTNPLYTSKPQTSPPATIYL